The Erigeron canadensis isolate Cc75 chromosome 4, C_canadensis_v1, whole genome shotgun sequence genome window below encodes:
- the LOC122596048 gene encoding protein NRT1/ PTR FAMILY 8.3-like, with amino-acid sequence MGRHEEDRLLLEGGLIESKNSLYTGDGSVDVKGQPVLKSNTGNWKACPFILGNECCERLAYYGISTNLVSYLTKKLHQGNAVAASNVTTWQGTCYLTPLIGAVLADVYWGRYWTIAFFSIIYFIGMCTLTLSASIPALKPVECVGAMCPSATPSQYAFFFTGLYLISLGTGGIKPCVSSFGADQFDDTDPKEKVRKGSFFNWFYFSINIGALVSGTYIVWIQENRGWGLGFAIPAFFMGVAIFSFFVGTPLYRFQKPGGSPITRICQVLVASFHKRNLPDPIDSSLLFETPEKVSAIGGSRKIMHTDELKCLDKAAVVSSMEHGNEYYSNPWRLCTVTQVEEFKILIRMFPIWATGIVFSAVYAQMSTLFVEQGMAMDTRIGSFTLPAASLTTFDVISVIIWVPIYDRLIVPIARKFTGEGRGFSELQRMGIGLFLSIFCMAAAALVEIKRLDIARSHYLVNQSVAVPMNVFWQAPQYIFLGAAEVFFFIGQLEFFYDQSPDSMRSLCSALSLLTTALGNYLSSFILTVVTYITARGGKPGWIPDNLNEGHLDYFFWLLAGLSFLNMLVYIVCAKLYKSKAAS; translated from the exons AGTAAAAACAGTCTGTATACGGGAGATGGGTCAGTCGACGTTAAGGGACAACCAGTTTTGAAAAGCAATACTGGAAATTGGAAAGCATGCCCCTTTATACTTG GTAACGAGTGTTGTGAGCGTCTGGCCTATTATGGGATATCCACTAATCTCGTCAGCTACCTCACCAAAAAATTGCATCAAGGAAATGCTGTTGCTGCCAGTAATGTCACAACGTGGCAAGGAACTTGCTATCTCACTCCACTTATTGGTGCTGTCTTGGCAGATGTGTATTGGGGAAGATATTGGACTATTGCATTcttctctattatatatttcatc GGAATGTGCACATTGACTCTCTCGGCATCCATCCCTGCTTTGAAGCCCGTTGAATGTGTGGGTGCTATGTGCCCTTCAGCTACCCCTTCTCAGTATGCATTTTTCTTTACCGGGCTTTACCTCATTTCACTTGGAACCGGGGGGATCAAACCATGTGTTTCATCATTTGGGGCTGATCAGTTTGATGACACTGATCCAAAGGAGAAGGTGAGGAAAGGATCCTTCTTCAAttggttttatttttcaatCAACATTGGGGCCTTGGTCTCGGGTACATATATAGTATGGATTCAAGAAAACAGAGGATGGGGCTTAGGGTTTGCAATCCCTGCGTTCTTTATGGGCGTTGCTATCTTTAGTTTCTTTGTAGGAACACCCCTTTATAGATTTCAGAAACCCGGGGGCAGCCCTATTACAAGAATATGCCAGGTTTTGGTTGCATCATTTCACAAAAGGAATCTGCCAGATCCTATCGATAGCTCTCTCTTGTTTGAAACTCCAGAAAAAGTCTCTGCAATCGGTGGGAGTCGGAAAATCATGCATACTGATGAGTTGAA GTGTCTTGATAAAGCTGCGGTAGTGTCATCTATGGAACATGGAAATGAATATTACTCAAATCCTTGGAGGCTATGCACTGTAACACAGGTAGAAGAATTTAAAATCTTGATCAGGATGTTTCCAATCTGGGCAACAGGAATCGTCTTCTCTGCTGTTTACGCGCAAATGTCAACACTATTTGTGGAGCAAGGAATGGCGATGGACACCCGTATTGGGTCATTTACCTTGCCTGCTGCTTCTCTTACAACTTTTGATGTCATCAGTGTCATCATCTGGGTACCAATTTATGACAGACTCATTGTACCCATAGCTAGGAAATTCACTGGTGAAGGAAGGGGTTTTTCTGAGCTTCAACGAATGGGTATTGgtctttttctttccattttttgCATGGCGGCTGCAGCATTGGTCGAGATAAAGCGTCTTGATATTGCAAGATCACATTATTTGGTCAACCAAAGTGTTGCGGTACCGATGAATGTCTTCTGGCAAGCACCTCAGTATATATTTTTAGGCGCTGCTGAAGTGTTCTTTTTCATCGGGCAGCTAGAATTTTTCTATGACCAGTCACCTGATTCAATGCGTAGCTTGTGTAGTGCGCTGTCACTATTGACCACTGCTTTAGGTAATTACTTGAGTTCTTTCATCTTGACAGTTGTTACATACATTACTGCTCGGGGCGGGAAGCCAGGTTGGATACCAGATAATTTGAATGAAGGTCATCTTGATTACTTCTTTTGGCTTTTGGCTGGGCTTAGCTTTTTGAACATGTTGGTTTATATCGTATGTGCAAAGTTATATAAGTCGAAGGCAGCTTCATGA